A region from the Muribaculum gordoncarteri genome encodes:
- a CDS encoding topoisomerase C-terminal repeat-containing protein codes for MDTETKIIGRCPVCGGNVVKTCKGYRCENNTGEDGKCGLFINGVIGNRKMADAEVAELLEKRSILLDGFATKEWKTFPTVLVMAADGSINMESVVAHCPRCGGEIRVGAKAFNCSNYRQEGSPCDFVIWRNIAGHLMTLDEVREICADGVTSHEVEMFGENGSVYRRKLGLSPDKLKVIKV; via the coding sequence ATGGATACAGAAACAAAGATTATCGGCCGTTGCCCTGTGTGCGGCGGCAATGTGGTGAAGACCTGCAAGGGCTACCGCTGTGAGAACAACACCGGGGAGGACGGCAAGTGCGGACTCTTCATCAACGGGGTTATAGGCAACCGCAAGATGGCGGATGCCGAGGTCGCGGAACTGCTGGAGAAGCGGAGCATATTGCTCGACGGCTTCGCCACAAAGGAGTGGAAGACTTTTCCGACCGTGCTTGTCATGGCGGCTGACGGCTCGATCAATATGGAGTCGGTGGTGGCACACTGCCCCCGTTGCGGCGGCGAGATCCGCGTGGGCGCAAAGGCTTTCAACTGCTCCAACTACCGGCAGGAGGGAAGCCCCTGCGACTTCGTGATATGGCGCAATATCGCCGGGCATCTCATGACGCTCGATGAAGTGCGAGAGATATGTGCCGATGGTGTCACATCCCACGAGGTCGAGATGTTCGGCGAGAATGGCTCTGTCTATCGCCGCAAACTCGGCTTATCTCCCGACAAACTAAAGGTTATCAAGGTATGA
- a CDS encoding toprim domain-containing protein, with translation MAPADYKVKFKELKSRVGIDDVAYSLGYRLDRKAGVGRYIELVLGEGRDKRDTIIVSNRRDKASQTFFRRDGSKGDVVSFIRENLSSFNVIGLTEWQKIAKVMAQFANMPEPDYDRDRDYVRSASAPQVFDPSRYRVKELDAANIPRLFAQRGLSADTVKALAPFISLVSDRRNENFNGYNIGFPYTEAGSDKTVGYEIRGVSGYKSKAAGTNSSTAAWVADLSHGNNGLVRHVFFCESAFDAMAFFQLNRPRLGEDIALVSLGGTFSDRQVLGVMERFPNARAYDCFDNDLAGRINGLRLMALVEDIPLKITKTPEGLMVEAKGKSFPVSPDRSAYTQFEPHISVRYRMGQWQPPKDFKDWNDCLLGKRSSIKILPTKHDRDDNLAEQRASGLKI, from the coding sequence ATGGCACCGGCTGACTATAAAGTTAAGTTCAAAGAACTTAAATCGCGTGTTGGTATTGATGATGTCGCCTATTCGCTCGGCTACCGCCTCGACCGCAAGGCAGGTGTGGGCCGGTACATCGAGCTTGTGCTGGGCGAGGGACGCGACAAGCGCGACACAATCATCGTCAGCAACCGCCGCGACAAGGCTTCGCAGACTTTCTTCCGGCGTGACGGCTCAAAGGGCGACGTGGTGTCGTTCATACGCGAGAACCTTTCATCTTTCAATGTTATCGGGCTTACCGAATGGCAGAAGATAGCGAAAGTGATGGCGCAGTTCGCCAATATGCCGGAGCCGGATTATGACCGCGACAGGGATTATGTACGCTCGGCATCCGCGCCTCAGGTGTTCGACCCTTCGCGCTACCGTGTCAAGGAACTGGACGCGGCCAATATCCCCCGGCTGTTCGCACAGCGCGGACTGTCGGCAGATACGGTCAAGGCTCTCGCCCCGTTCATTTCCCTTGTGTCTGACAGACGCAACGAGAATTTCAACGGCTACAATATTGGCTTCCCCTACACGGAAGCCGGGAGTGACAAGACTGTGGGATATGAGATCCGCGGCGTGAGCGGTTACAAGTCAAAGGCCGCCGGCACCAATTCCTCCACGGCGGCGTGGGTGGCCGACCTGTCGCACGGCAACAACGGTCTCGTGCGTCATGTGTTCTTTTGTGAATCCGCCTTTGACGCTATGGCTTTTTTCCAGCTGAACCGGCCCCGGTTAGGCGAGGATATCGCCCTTGTCTCCCTCGGCGGCACGTTCTCCGACCGTCAGGTACTGGGCGTGATGGAGCGTTTTCCAAACGCCCGTGCCTACGACTGCTTCGACAACGACCTTGCCGGACGCATCAACGGACTCCGCCTCATGGCTCTTGTCGAGGACATTCCACTCAAAATCACCAAGACACCGGAGGGCTTGATGGTGGAGGCCAAAGGCAAGAGTTTTCCGGTGTCACCCGACCGCTCCGCCTACACTCAGTTTGAGCCGCATATCTCCGTGCGTTACCGCATGGGGCAGTGGCAGCCTCCTAAGGACTTCAAGGACTGGAACGACTGCCTGTTGGGTAAACGCTCATCAATCAAGATACTCCCTACCAAACATGACCGTGACGATAACCTCGCCGAGCAACGCGCTTCCGGCTTAAAAATATGA
- a CDS encoding MutS N-terminal domain-containing protein, with translation MAASRKKEPGQLSVMDQFDHMKEKHPDALLLFRTGSTYEIYRQDAKKVSEILGTPVSTRTVGKEKNVDVASFPHEALDTYLPRLVRAGMRVAICEQLENPKQKKKEQAAKHGETTSQQPINKESDMPRKKKEKTPQEEPVKTTKSAVDETTPKEKKSESQSATQGEAAERKPREPQMVTVNGDKVTHGHAYQSKTNPEDWYFTAKINGEQLKPQKMDPADLVAYKEKELTVPQLMERYYPTKLMPRVPDVAYQVANVLPGPGGNLTIDKFNVYKETDETRADYGKYKFYAQVGDKKMSTTASREDLNAYFDRVATPGQLVERNFGDRLHLQSHYEQFRLPEGIDPKGIRVAKDKEDGKWKVSADLGDGRGRTSRQELSFDDGYSLFKTKTATREQIAAKYLTEEISTKLAAPLSMEKSASMKM, from the coding sequence ATGGCAGCTTCAAGAAAAAAAGAGCCGGGCCAACTCTCCGTAATGGATCAGTTCGACCACATGAAAGAGAAACACCCCGACGCCTTGCTACTTTTCCGCACCGGCAGCACATACGAAATCTACCGTCAGGACGCGAAAAAGGTGTCGGAAATTCTCGGAACACCAGTCTCCACCCGTACAGTCGGCAAAGAAAAGAATGTCGATGTGGCATCCTTCCCGCACGAAGCACTCGACACTTATTTGCCTCGGCTTGTAAGAGCCGGAATGAGAGTGGCTATATGCGAGCAGCTTGAAAACCCCAAGCAGAAGAAAAAGGAACAGGCGGCTAAACACGGGGAGACTACATCACAACAACCCATTAACAAAGAATCCGATATGCCAAGAAAAAAGAAAGAAAAGACTCCCCAGGAGGAGCCTGTAAAGACCACAAAGAGCGCGGTCGATGAAACGACCCCGAAAGAGAAGAAATCAGAATCCCAATCCGCCACACAGGGCGAAGCCGCCGAGCGCAAGCCCCGCGAGCCTCAGATGGTGACTGTCAACGGCGACAAGGTGACACACGGCCACGCCTACCAGAGCAAGACCAACCCGGAGGACTGGTATTTCACCGCCAAGATCAACGGCGAACAACTGAAGCCTCAGAAGATGGATCCGGCTGACCTCGTCGCCTATAAGGAGAAGGAACTCACCGTGCCGCAGCTAATGGAACGCTACTATCCCACGAAACTTATGCCGAGGGTGCCGGATGTAGCCTATCAAGTGGCAAATGTGCTGCCCGGACCCGGCGGAAACCTGACCATAGACAAGTTCAATGTCTATAAGGAGACCGACGAGACCCGCGCCGACTACGGCAAGTATAAGTTCTACGCACAGGTGGGAGACAAGAAGATGTCAACAACTGCCTCACGCGAGGACCTGAACGCATACTTCGACCGCGTGGCAACTCCCGGACAGCTTGTGGAGCGCAACTTCGGCGACCGTCTGCACCTGCAATCCCACTACGAGCAGTTCAGGCTCCCGGAGGGCATCGACCCCAAGGGTATCCGTGTCGCAAAGGACAAGGAAGATGGAAAGTGGAAGGTGTCGGCCGACCTCGGCGACGGACGTGGACGCACTTCCCGTCAGGAGCTGTCCTTCGACGACGGCTATTCGCTTTTCAAGACGAAGACCGCCACACGCGAGCAGATAGCCGCAAAATATCTCACTGAGGAGATAAGCACCAAACTCGCCGCTCCGCTATCTATGGAGAAATCAGCCTCCATGAAAATGTAA
- a CDS encoding response regulator transcription factor, translated as MKKILLVDDDLKNSMLLKRFIEAEGYEVVYASNGKVGLELYRDVHPDLILLDINMPEMNGFEVAQTIRETDRRIIIFFLTDRTDKVDRLYGFKLKGNDYIPKPFYPEELIAKINERFESDITSQDIEYLLGNTLFRPNLASLTYKGETHSLSVRQTEILAILAKNVGKVVDRDTILNTVWGDSSYANSLALNVQITYIRKLLTDPSITITSLKKKGYILTIN; from the coding sequence ATGAAAAAAATACTGCTCGTTGACGATGATTTGAAAAACTCCATGCTTCTCAAACGCTTCATAGAGGCTGAGGGGTATGAGGTTGTATATGCCTCTAATGGCAAAGTGGGATTGGAACTATACCGAGACGTCCATCCCGATTTGATACTTCTCGACATAAATATGCCGGAGATGAACGGTTTTGAGGTCGCACAGACCATACGTGAAACCGATCGTCGCATAATAATATTTTTCCTCACAGACCGTACCGACAAGGTTGACCGCCTATATGGCTTCAAACTAAAGGGCAACGACTATATACCTAAGCCATTCTATCCTGAAGAGTTGATAGCCAAGATAAATGAACGATTTGAAAGCGACATAACCTCACAGGATATTGAGTATCTATTGGGTAATACATTGTTCCGACCAAATCTTGCATCATTGACATATAAAGGCGAAACGCACTCTCTTTCTGTGCGCCAAACGGAGATTCTTGCAATCCTCGCTAAAAATGTCGGTAAGGTTGTTGACCGCGACACTATTCTCAACACCGTGTGGGGCGACAGCAGTTACGCCAACTCCCTTGCTCTCAACGTGCAGATAACCTATATCCGAAAACTCCTCACCGATCCTTCTATAACGATAACTTCTCTGAAGAAGAAAGGATATATTCTAACAATCAACTAA
- a CDS encoding sensor histidine kinase: MEKKIKTLYILSIVAILAFLGMQAYWLYGRYEYSLTEYENRTGLLVIEALKEYSKARARGSATQGDTVKVQSRFQMSHSLDSIGKSIRKVTVRTNVINGRKLLGIAENRKLTPEEMKRLEEMVMDSLEMVDAKIATIDASSAPSDGIAWNAMKNFESEVQSPFTKEGIDSILRKHNLIAEIALILQDSVTWEPTTIRHSSVISPKFKVTTPYSELERKAVVIECEIPSSEILCNMGWTLALAVVLSLFLIHCLLWQIKTIVKLTRLDKMRNSFITTMIHELKRPISTLKMCVSGIDNDKLMEDNQLRHELTGEIRMALDNLSAYFSKLRDITFNNVEQIPLNVSSFNLTVLVDSVIKSITVPSTKDVVFENAVPENFEISADCSHLINILTNLIENAIKYSSDKVTIKINAVSTSDGCQIIVKDNGNGIAADDINRIFNRFYRGKASASDIPGMGLGLAYVKLLTDAHGGEISVESTVGVGSSFSIKLPQ, from the coding sequence ATGGAAAAGAAAATAAAGACGCTCTACATACTCTCGATTGTTGCCATACTTGCTTTCCTTGGAATGCAAGCATATTGGTTGTATGGTCGATATGAGTACTCTCTGACTGAATATGAGAACAGAACGGGACTATTAGTAATAGAAGCCTTGAAAGAGTATAGCAAAGCACGTGCTCGCGGTTCTGCAACACAGGGGGATACAGTAAAGGTGCAGTCGCGATTCCAAATGAGTCATAGTTTGGATTCCATAGGTAAATCAATTCGGAAGGTCACCGTAAGGACAAATGTTATAAATGGTCGAAAACTTTTGGGCATTGCGGAGAATCGCAAACTCACTCCCGAAGAAATGAAAAGACTTGAGGAAATGGTCATGGACTCCCTTGAAATGGTTGATGCCAAGATTGCAACTATCGATGCCTCATCTGCTCCGTCTGACGGTATTGCGTGGAATGCCATGAAAAATTTTGAAAGTGAGGTTCAATCTCCTTTTACAAAAGAGGGTATTGATTCAATCCTCAGAAAGCACAATCTTATTGCAGAAATCGCTCTGATTTTGCAGGACAGCGTTACATGGGAACCCACCACTATACGTCATTCATCTGTAATATCGCCCAAATTCAAGGTCACAACCCCTTATTCCGAACTTGAAAGAAAGGCGGTAGTGATAGAATGTGAGATTCCCTCATCGGAGATATTATGCAATATGGGATGGACGTTAGCTCTGGCCGTTGTTCTCTCGTTGTTCCTTATTCATTGCCTCTTATGGCAGATCAAGACCATAGTCAAGCTGACTCGACTTGACAAGATGCGCAACTCGTTTATCACTACAATGATTCACGAACTGAAACGACCAATTTCAACATTGAAGATGTGTGTTTCCGGAATTGACAATGACAAACTGATGGAAGATAACCAATTGCGTCATGAACTCACCGGAGAGATACGTATGGCTCTTGATAACCTTTCGGCATATTTCTCCAAGTTACGTGACATAACATTCAATAACGTAGAGCAGATTCCTCTCAATGTATCCTCATTCAACCTTACTGTGCTTGTTGACAGTGTTATAAAATCAATCACAGTGCCAAGTACTAAGGATGTTGTGTTTGAAAATGCTGTTCCGGAAAATTTTGAGATTTCTGCCGATTGCTCACATCTCATTAATATCCTTACGAATTTGATTGAGAACGCAATAAAATACTCAAGCGATAAGGTGACGATAAAAATAAATGCTGTCAGCACTTCGGACGGTTGCCAGATTATTGTCAAGGATAATGGCAACGGTATCGCGGCCGATGATATAAACAGAATCTTCAACCGTTTCTATCGGGGCAAAGCATCTGCTTCCGACATCCCAGGAATGGGACTTGGTCTTGCATACGTCAAACTCCTGACGGATGCTCATGGTGGCGAAATATCTGTGGAAAGCACCGTGGGTGTCGGCTCATCATTCTCAATAAAACTACCGCAATGA
- a CDS encoding GLPGLI family protein, translated as MKKTAIIFMAIMTLAMAASGKVMRRTLGIFQSKVPETETIAPETMEFVYDYSWCNDTTGQLEDNYTTDQMLLQIGPDGLSKFSSYKNLTVDSLLMNITPEQVAEAAMDGKLSNGEFMTIFKNYPQGKLTHTEKICMDWFCYEDDMPELEWELTDSVTNVLGYECHSAVCNFRGREWMAFYSEEIPLMEGPWKLYGLPGLIMKASDKDGHYNFECIGLKSKADRPITMYKVPYNTTSRAKYYDAKHRYDINPYAYYEEGGHGHIDVYDEEGSPVLDAYDPIELPFDYIERDWRK; from the coding sequence ATGAAGAAAACAGCAATCATCTTTATGGCCATCATGACACTTGCAATGGCCGCTTCGGGCAAAGTTATGCGCCGTACTCTCGGAATATTCCAGAGCAAAGTTCCCGAAACCGAGACTATCGCACCCGAGACAATGGAATTCGTTTACGATTATTCATGGTGCAATGACACTACCGGCCAACTTGAAGACAACTACACAACAGACCAGATGCTTCTGCAGATCGGCCCCGACGGTCTCTCCAAATTCTCCAGCTACAAGAATCTTACAGTAGATTCGCTCCTGATGAACATAACTCCGGAACAGGTGGCAGAGGCCGCCATGGACGGAAAACTCTCCAACGGAGAATTCATGACTATCTTCAAGAATTATCCCCAGGGCAAACTGACCCATACTGAAAAAATCTGTATGGATTGGTTCTGTTATGAGGACGATATGCCGGAACTTGAATGGGAGCTAACCGACAGCGTTACCAATGTGCTTGGATATGAATGTCATTCAGCTGTCTGCAATTTTCGTGGACGAGAATGGATGGCATTCTATTCCGAGGAGATTCCTCTGATGGAGGGGCCGTGGAAACTGTATGGTCTGCCGGGGCTGATTATGAAGGCGTCCGACAAAGACGGACATTATAATTTTGAATGTATCGGCTTAAAGTCAAAAGCAGACAGACCGATAACGATGTATAAAGTTCCTTACAACACGACATCACGCGCAAAATATTATGATGCAAAGCATCGCTATGACATAAATCCTTACGCTTACTATGAGGAGGGAGGACATGGACATATAGACGTTTATGACGAAGAGGGCAGTCCCGTGCTGGACGCTTACGATCCTATCGAACTGCCATTTGATTACATTGAACGCGATTGGAGAAAATGA
- a CDS encoding ParB/RepB/Spo0J family partition protein, whose protein sequence is MEATAIQTNTANVQEATISLALIQPSNYNPRKNFDEQSLTELADSISRQGILHAIGVRPIAGTDRYEIVYGERRYRASLIAGKEDIKATVYTDLSDDEAEQKAIAENLHRQDITPMEEAETLKAAIDSGRYDYATLATQIGKSETYIRTRIKLTTLIPEIARLIDTEEITVAVATEISRYGVDIQTDVYNSHLKDGVTYNNWRGMNASNVARLIEKNYTTDLSRYCFDKSACASCPFNTINLLLFCEDGCEGNCSNPSCLREKHIGYLTDKAVEMLNEHPTANFCHSEYDLNERVNALLTEMGYDIEKLSGYLTPYPCEPAVPQSDRFDTEEEYAEAVKAYEGRMEAHREKCADITAKAEAGEISLYITIGRNDVTLGYMAVTANPSENGNNPKAEIAKLEAKDKRNKEIAVERTIEDTKKKILEADITETKFSQDEDKMIYFFLLSSLRKEHYEAVGLTDRKSHSALNDSEKMTILANLNAKTKAIIRRDFLIDNFKGAYRDNAIADLLLSFAKKHMPEELANIEAEYNDVYEKRHQRIEERKALLAKDTEPEPTEPEAEDAPEEEIVPEAETTTEEATPDTSEAETEVAPEAENSPEEEPMPEVEPTTEEATPDTSESETEAIQYEPTEEEAETILTEEERYCEEAVA, encoded by the coding sequence ATGGAAGCAACAGCAATTCAGACCAACACCGCAAACGTACAGGAAGCCACAATCTCTCTCGCTCTCATTCAGCCGAGCAACTACAACCCCCGTAAGAATTTCGACGAGCAGAGCCTCACCGAACTCGCTGACTCTATCAGCCGTCAAGGTATTCTCCACGCGATAGGTGTGCGACCAATCGCCGGCACCGACCGCTACGAAATCGTGTATGGCGAGCGAAGATACCGCGCCTCCCTCATAGCAGGGAAAGAGGACATCAAGGCAACCGTCTATACCGACCTTTCCGATGATGAAGCCGAACAAAAGGCTATTGCGGAGAACCTGCACCGCCAGGACATCACGCCTATGGAAGAAGCCGAGACGTTAAAGGCTGCAATCGACAGCGGACGCTACGACTATGCCACACTCGCCACGCAGATAGGCAAGAGCGAGACCTATATCCGCACCCGAATAAAACTCACAACCCTCATACCCGAAATCGCACGGCTGATTGACACCGAAGAAATCACGGTGGCAGTGGCTACCGAGATAAGCCGTTACGGAGTTGACATACAGACCGATGTTTACAACTCGCACCTCAAAGACGGTGTGACCTACAATAATTGGCGAGGAATGAACGCCTCCAATGTGGCTCGGCTCATAGAAAAGAACTACACCACCGACCTAAGCCGTTACTGCTTCGACAAATCGGCGTGTGCCTCATGCCCTTTCAATACCATAAATCTTCTGCTGTTCTGCGAGGACGGCTGTGAGGGCAACTGCTCCAATCCCTCTTGTCTCCGAGAGAAGCACATCGGCTATCTCACTGACAAGGCGGTTGAAATGCTGAACGAACACCCCACCGCCAATTTCTGCCACTCCGAATATGACCTAAACGAGAGGGTAAACGCACTGCTGACTGAAATGGGCTATGACATAGAAAAACTCAGTGGCTATCTGACACCTTACCCCTGCGAACCTGCCGTACCACAATCCGACCGCTTCGACACCGAGGAAGAATATGCCGAGGCTGTAAAGGCATACGAGGGCAGAATGGAGGCACATAGGGAAAAGTGTGCCGACATCACGGCAAAAGCCGAGGCAGGAGAAATCTCACTCTACATCACAATCGGGCGCAATGATGTGACGCTCGGATATATGGCTGTAACTGCCAATCCGAGCGAGAACGGCAACAATCCGAAAGCCGAAATCGCCAAGTTGGAGGCAAAGGACAAACGCAACAAGGAGATAGCCGTGGAGCGTACAATCGAGGACACGAAGAAGAAAATCCTCGAAGCCGACATCACCGAGACTAAATTCTCGCAGGACGAGGACAAGATGATATATTTCTTCCTGCTCTCATCGCTCCGCAAAGAGCATTACGAAGCCGTCGGACTGACCGACCGCAAATCTCACAGCGCACTCAACGACAGCGAGAAAATGACAATCCTCGCCAATCTCAACGCCAAGACAAAGGCAATAATCCGCAGGGATTTTCTGATTGACAATTTCAAGGGTGCGTATCGTGACAACGCTATCGCCGACCTCCTGCTCTCATTTGCCAAGAAGCATATGCCGGAAGAACTCGCCAACATCGAAGCCGAGTACAACGATGTTTATGAGAAGCGACACCAACGTATAGAGGAACGCAAGGCTCTACTCGCCAAAGATACCGAACCCGAACCAACCGAGCCGGAAGCCGAGGACGCACCCGAAGAAGAAATCGTGCCGGAGGCAGAAACCACCACGGAAGAAGCCACTCCCGACACTTCCGAGGCAGAGACCGAGGTTGCACCCGAAGCCGAGAACTCACCCGAAGAAGAACCTATGCCGGAGGTAGAACCGACCACGGAAGAAGCCACTCCTGACACTTCCGAGTCAGAGACCGAGGCTATCCAATACGAACCAACGGAAGAAGAAGCCGAGACGATACTAACCGAAGAAGAAAGGTACTGCGAAGAAGCTGTTGCATAA
- a CDS encoding glucosaminidase domain-containing protein, translated as MIAKFEIPNIFVAIACAVFCSQYAAAQFYTVTKDSPVTVEMHNREVYNTDNKSDSILPQISSIPETVIGVKNMPQTLSASIVTTSKSHFRQAPVSSGLPDLTIPNLIAEIEKNGIKYPKIVLAQAILETGWFKSPVCRNKHNLFGLTNPRTGKYYEFNHWTESVKAYYTKVQYRYKGGNYLLWLKKIGYAEDPGYIRAVISVLKML; from the coding sequence ATGATTGCTAAATTTGAAATTCCGAACATTTTTGTTGCGATTGCCTGTGCAGTTTTCTGTTCACAGTATGCCGCAGCCCAGTTTTACACCGTTACAAAAGATTCTCCCGTGACGGTTGAAATGCACAATAGAGAAGTTTATAACACTGATAATAAGAGTGATAGTATATTGCCTCAAATATCATCAATCCCGGAAACGGTTATTGGCGTAAAAAATATGCCACAAACGCTATCTGCAAGCATTGTCACCACATCAAAGTCACATTTCCGGCAAGCACCGGTCAGTTCCGGACTCCCGGATCTGACCATTCCAAATCTGATTGCCGAGATTGAAAAGAACGGCATAAAATATCCGAAAATAGTTTTGGCACAGGCAATACTTGAAACAGGCTGGTTCAAATCTCCGGTATGCCGCAACAAGCACAACCTTTTCGGGCTTACAAATCCACGCACAGGTAAATACTACGAGTTCAACCATTGGACTGAATCAGTCAAAGCCTACTACACAAAAGTACAGTACCGATATAAGGGAGGAAATTATCTGCTGTGGCTGAAAAAGATTGGCTACGCTGAAGATCCGGGCTATATCCGTGCTGTGATAAGCGTATTGAAAATGCTATAA
- a CDS encoding DUF4099 domain-containing protein, with product MEIPNKNQQDTLPYEKLALLGIDREKADMLPQDVKQKLMQGEVTPLLQVSIDTGNGMVISLPLKLQLAADKDGTPTLIAYPVQRELSVDRNNELRLSQQELDALRRGDVLQKAIDINGEKTQQYLQLDPETKSIIHRRITEVQIEQKLKDMEKVNDIELGSQQKQQAREGKPVELSVGGEKVSVGIDLKEPQGFKVVKGDLKEWERQQKLRYDEQHPEYLGLVMTDKNRWEYQKVVEHDSKERAISLDPTQKEERKSGLKR from the coding sequence ATGGAAATTCCGAACAAAAATCAGCAGGACACGCTCCCTTATGAAAAACTCGCCCTTTTGGGTATCGACAGGGAGAAAGCTGATATGCTTCCGCAGGACGTGAAGCAAAAACTGATGCAGGGGGAGGTCACGCCTCTTTTGCAGGTGTCTATCGACACCGGGAATGGCATGGTTATCTCATTACCCCTCAAACTTCAGCTCGCAGCCGACAAGGACGGCACCCCCACGCTGATCGCTTATCCCGTGCAGCGTGAACTGTCGGTTGACAGGAACAACGAGCTTCGCCTGTCACAACAGGAACTTGACGCACTGCGCCGTGGCGACGTGTTGCAGAAAGCCATCGACATCAACGGCGAGAAGACTCAGCAGTATCTCCAGCTCGACCCGGAAACGAAGTCAATCATCCACCGCCGCATAACCGAGGTGCAGATTGAGCAGAAGTTGAAGGACATGGAAAAGGTCAACGACATCGAGCTTGGCTCCCAGCAGAAACAGCAGGCACGCGAAGGCAAACCGGTGGAACTGTCGGTAGGCGGCGAAAAGGTATCGGTCGGTATCGACCTAAAGGAACCGCAGGGCTTCAAGGTCGTAAAAGGCGACCTCAAGGAGTGGGAGCGTCAGCAGAAACTCCGCTATGACGAGCAGCACCCCGAATATCTCGGACTGGTAATGACTGACAAGAACCGCTGGGAATATCAGAAAGTTGTCGAGCATGACTCTAAGGAACGTGCCATCAGCCTCGACCCCACGCAGAAAGAGGAACGGAAATCAGGCCTCAAACGCTGA
- a CDS encoding ArdC family protein, translating into MASGTNGASNSSGQQALDRFAQMMIERMEKMKGSDWEKGWIGGASSAGLPQNIMGRNYSGSNSFFLQLHTAAQGYELPVFLTFKQAHNFKAHVLKGEKAFPVIYWDMMVRDKDGKRISSDEYRAMSRDERKNLDVIPFVKAFPVYNIDQTNFREAQPERVQKLLDRFKVPEMRDTQGMYAHGALDRMVAEQTWLCPIQADRKESGAYYSPSRDIVVLPMKQQFNKGATPEDIYRDGMEFYSTMLHEMTHSTMTPERLNREAGAKFGDPKYAKEELVAELTAAMISHSMGFDSRVTDNSAAYLDSWIGALRQEPKFIVSVMADVNKASEMILDRVDAQRISLGEQPYLAKNDPLMAPLEDEICPFRNAAIIKTRSGDFALRASYNGVDLGVKPIERSTARMYFQLTDQREKDIFLGSAIRKNYESEIAGIDRRASKSLSIV; encoded by the coding sequence ATGGCATCTGGAACTAACGGCGCGTCCAACAGTTCAGGCCAGCAGGCTCTCGACCGCTTCGCCCAGATGATGATCGAGCGTATGGAGAAGATGAAGGGCTCGGACTGGGAGAAGGGCTGGATTGGCGGAGCCTCCTCCGCCGGCCTGCCCCAGAACATCATGGGGCGCAACTACTCCGGCTCAAACTCCTTCTTTCTCCAGTTGCACACTGCGGCGCAAGGCTACGAGCTTCCAGTGTTCCTCACATTCAAGCAGGCACACAACTTCAAGGCCCATGTCCTCAAAGGAGAGAAAGCCTTTCCGGTGATATACTGGGACATGATGGTGCGAGACAAGGACGGCAAGAGAATATCCTCCGACGAGTACCGAGCCATGAGCCGTGACGAGCGTAAAAATCTTGACGTGATACCCTTTGTCAAGGCGTTCCCGGTTTACAACATCGACCAGACCAATTTCCGTGAGGCACAGCCTGAGAGGGTGCAGAAACTACTCGACCGCTTCAAGGTGCCTGAAATGCGTGACACACAGGGTATGTACGCCCACGGGGCACTCGACCGCATGGTTGCCGAGCAGACATGGCTCTGCCCCATACAGGCCGACCGCAAGGAGAGCGGCGCGTATTATTCCCCCTCGCGTGATATTGTGGTGCTTCCCATGAAGCAGCAGTTCAACAAGGGCGCGACTCCGGAGGACATATACCGCGACGGCATGGAGTTCTACTCGACCATGCTACACGAAATGACGCACTCCACCATGACACCCGAAAGGCTCAACCGTGAGGCGGGCGCGAAGTTCGGCGACCCGAAATATGCGAAAGAGGAACTGGTGGCCGAACTTACAGCGGCCATGATAAGCCACTCCATGGGCTTTGACTCCAGAGTCACCGACAACTCGGCGGCCTACCTCGATTCATGGATAGGCGCGCTCCGGCAGGAGCCGAAGTTCATCGTGTCGGTGATGGCCGATGTCAACAAGGCTTCGGAAATGATACTCGACCGTGTGGACGCACAGCGCATATCGCTCGGCGAACAGCCTTATCTGGCGAAGAACGACCCTCTGATGGCTCCTTTGGAGGACGAGATATGCCCGTTCAGGAACGCTGCCATAATCAAGACCCGCTCCGGCGACTTCGCCCTGCGTGCCTCATACAACGGTGTCGATCTCGGTGTGAAGCCTATCGAGCGTTCAACCGCGAGAATGTATTTCCAGCTCACCGACCAACGCGAGAAAGACATATTCCTCGGAAGCGCGATACGCAAGAATTATGAATCGGAGATTGCAGGCATCGACCGCCGCGCCTCCAAGTCACTCTCAATCGTCTGA